The Chionomys nivalis chromosome 6, mChiNiv1.1, whole genome shotgun sequence sequence ATCTGTCAACTGTTATTTACTAGGTTCCTAATAAGCATATCGTCCAAACCGTGGTTTGGGGATAAAAAATAAGGGCATTTTAGAATGGATCACAGGCTCATGATGGGACATATTTAAGGTGTTAATTGAGATAGAAGTAATGAATGCTATGGGAGCTGATGCATGGGCAATGGTTGAAGACAGAAGCAGAGCCAAGTTAAAATGAGTCTTCCAAACCAGTTCTAGCAATTAACCTACAACTAATATGTATCCAATCACAAATAATTtccaaaaacatacaaaaaaagttCAACAGTTACTTTTAAAACTACGTGGACTTCCAGATCAGCATTATCTACAAGGCCACACCGACCACAGAAATTACGTTATCAGTGGTCATCTCTTCACTTGGTTGTTTCCAAAGTacatttatgataaaaaaaaaaaagtttgagtattttaaaagaatgtatcCTTTTATTAAGCCACAAAATATATTAAGTACATACCCATATACACTGAGCACTTATTAGTAGCCATATTAATACAATGGGAATAAAGATAAGATATTGTTCTCTGTCAGTTGACTTAGGGAGAAGTTTGTGACAAATTCTATAATCTagtaagaaaatgataaaataaagatatacagATAGTGGTGGTTACCCAGGGGAGAAAAATGAGTCATTCTACCAGAAAATTCAGACACGTAGATTTCTGCACCCCAAGAAACAATGGTCCCATCAAAGCAAGAGGGGTAAGTACACTTAAAACTTTCCCAAGTgcactgcctccacctcctgcatAAACTCTGCTTCGAGACTACTCCCTTCCAAACAGCAAACATCCAAGCATTTTGCTGTAGAAATTCTAGGCACCATGGTTCAATGAACCATCTCTTTCTGACATTCTTTTCAAATTTCTCTACAGTATGAATATTCTTTGCCTGTGCATCCCCCACCTCTCCCATCACAGCCATCCCTGCAGCCTCACCAGCCAGGACTGAAACCCTTCCTCCAGCCCACCGCAGCAACTGGTGTCCAGGTCACACCCCAGAAGCCAGGGCCTCAGCCTCCAATGCACCCTGGACAGCTGCCCTTGCAGGAAGGAGAACTGACAGCAGCAGATGAGCAGCCGCAGGACGTGCCAGCAGAGAACACACCAACACCTGAGGTAACTCTGACAGCAGATCAGGATCACCCACGAACACAGTGAAAGGAAAATTAACTGAAAGGATGTAATTAAATACTCATATCTCTTGGGCCTAAAACACTGAAAGATGAATACTTTGTTAATATTCTTTCATGAGACACATATATCCATTTCTAATTCTTGCTATCAGCAATGGCACAGATTCCAAAAGATCTCCATCTCTAAACTTGTCCTGATAGAACCTTCTCTTTGGAATAAGACAGTCCAGAGACGTCCAGGCTCACTACCTTGGGTTTTTCAGTGTTGATAATACTTAGCACAGTAATTGTTCCCTCTGCATAACAAAAAGAATATTGGATTATTATATTTCTGCAGATAAAACACAGCTGTGCAAGATTACCTTGTAATGatgtaaagaaaagaacaatggacagaaaaagaaaggtgcCATACACTACCAATACTATGTAGCAGGCATTTAATATTCCCTCCTATCACCCTGACTACAACcctaaaaagagaaatattatGAACCTTTTTAAACCTAAGATGATGCCGGGCTTAaagcacaactttaatcccaacactcaagaggcagaggtaaatggatctctgagtttaagactaacctggtctacagagcaagttccaggacagccagggctgcacagagaaacaaacactgcctcagaaaaacaataaacaaacaaacataataaaaacaaatttttagaaGCTACAAAATTCTCCAAGGATTACACTAAAACTAAGCGGCAGAGCCAGACTTCAAACCACTCAAGTATGTGCTAATTCCAACACTCATTACCATTTACCCTTTAACGTGCAGCAAATCTGTGATAGACATGTTCCCTACAGGTTCACTTGAGACATGTCAGTAAAAGACAGTTGTGAAGGCATAGGTCATCCCAAGACTTAAACaggataaaacagagaaacattttaaactGCTTTAGTGTAATTACAAACAAGGTAAGTGAGTAATCCATTTGTCTGTTTTGACTGATAGTTTCACTACTTCTTCATGATACAGGTCCCACTAATGGACTTTGCTGATCCACAGTTTCCAACAGTAAGTACAGATCTCAATGAGATACTGTCATAGAGAAAAAGTATCTCTATATCTTAAAAAGCttagatgatttttttattttcttatttatctatgtatgtggaatatttctgagtttcttttttattaaccatTAAGTACTAATTTTCACACTGATCAATCAAAAAATATGTTCCTGGAGCTCTTAAAAGTTGTTGCAGTGGATATTTGCCTGTGTTGATCAACTGCTATGATTTCTACCTGTTAAAGGTGTTCCAGATAGCCCGTTCCATATCTCGGGGACCAATGGCACACAACAAACCATCAGCTGTAAGTCTCTGTATCCTACTTCTACTTCCGTGTTTGAAACTTAAAAGATCTATCTTGGGAAGATTCACTTTTTTTATATAACTATTTTGTTCTGCTTAGTTTTACCCAGGAATGTTTTACATGTCTTATGGAGCAAACCAATTGGTAAGTTCATCTTCTGTAAAAGAGCATCATTTAGATATCATCTTCAGGGctaaaaatcatagaattcgtACCTAACACAAGCTATTCCAAATAAATATTCCCTAAAtatctacatttatttatgatttaaatAGTAAGACGGCACACTTCTCTATTTGCATAATtctagacagacacacacacacaatggcattaaagaaaaagttcattttaaaTCTGTCAGATTGGCTCTATTTACTTAGTAACAACTCAGCTCTCTGCCTCTGGACACAGCACTACTAAGTCTTAGGGGAATactagtttgtttatttgtttgtttttactttgtcttGGGTAGGTAGGAAAGTCAGAAGGACTTCTAGTTCATAAAATGatgtattgtttctttttcaacAGAATGCTCCTGCCAGAATTGGCTTCATGAGTTCAGAAGAAATGCCTGTGAGTACTACCTTCTAACTCTTCTTAAAGCAATGGTCCAGAACAGCTACAGACTTCTGCCTACAAGAGGCAATGACATAAAAGTACCTGTAGGATCACTAGACTCGGGTTGTTCTACTCCAGAACTGAAAGCTTGACTACGAAGCAGTatcaaaagatttaaaatggagctggagagatggctcagaggttaaaagctctggctgctcttccagaggtcctgagttcaattcccagcagccataaggtggctcacaaacatctgtaatttgatcaggctccctcttcttgcctgcagacagaatactatatacataataaataaatacatttttaagaacaGATTTAAAACATTACAGAGCTGAGAATGGTGATGATGCATagaatcccagtactcgggacgtggaggcaggaggatcaggacttgactgcacaagaccctgtctcaaaaatacttgTTTTTCATCACATTTTCTAATCATTTGTACTGAGTGTTGGTCATTTCTGGGCCTAGGGTTTTGTCCCACTTCTTGTATGTGAGCAGAAGAGTCACCTCTCCTCAAAAAGAGGTCAATACAATGAGCTGCAGACACTtcagagtcaaaaaaaaaaaaaaagtgtgtgcttCATACAGACATCCCATGCCTTTAGGACTAGTGTCTGCAAAATAAGTTCAAAAGTATTTCAgcccttgaaaataaaaaaacataaaggaaaaattCTGAATTTAAGTTTTGATAATTATAAAGCATATTAAGCCAGtgagaatatattattttaagtCAATGAGAGCTTACCGTTTTGTTGCTAGTACATGTTAAAATTTTCAGATTTGAGATCAATAACCTCACATAATTTGACCTTTTCTCTCAGAACTGTCTACTAGTTGCATGTATTAGGATGCAAATGAAACTAAAACCATATCAAGTTAACAAGTCATTGTCAATGAGATGGCCCACCAAttaatacatgtacacatgctatCACTAAAGAAGACTGCCATCTGACCATTTGTTAGTGCCTTCTGTGTGCCAGATACATACAACATGCTATGGAGCTTAGCGATCTAATGACAGGTACCATGCGGATGATGTCAGATACAAGGAATAAGGGCAAATGACCATGTtattaaaggaaaagatgaaggaaagTCAGATGGCCCAGGCCAGGGGGTCACAGAGCCAGCTTTAAATAAGATGATATGAAAGCCAAGGAAAGTGGATGgaaggaatattttatttatatactacCAACACAACTGGTTAAAAATTAAATCTCCAAGATAAATACTAATTACCATCTTATTAGTGAATCTAATTATATTTTGTCTCATTCTCAAAAGAGTTTGTGATTGTTTAGAAAAAACACAATAAGATAGTGGAAAAactaaaggtaagatttaaaatgAGTCAAAACAGTGAAGAAATCGCACAGCTCTGCTCAAATATGAATAGTCCTAGATTTTGGTTCCCATGGTCATGGTAGCAAAAGAAACATGTTAAGTTTAGAATTCTAGAATACATCCACAGAGGAAATGTTTCCTCCAGAGAAATCAATATtttcttatagttttttttttaatttaaggaaaagagaaggaaggaacagaataggaggagaaggaagggaagggagagagtagggaaaaaaaggaaagaggggagaaagaggtggaggaggggaagaaaggggaaggagagggggagagagggaaggggaaagagagaagatagaaggaaggagggaagggaaagggggagggaaaagaggggaaaggaaaggaaaggatctgagagggagaagagaactgGAAAAGggggcaaaggagaaagaagaggaggaagggagggaggaagggagggagggagggaggaagggagggagggagggagggatccaTGGTGAAGCAGAAGAGTCAAACTCACACAAAGaatcctactcctcatactgggtcatcttgcccagccttaatacatgagaatgtgcttagtcttactgaaacttgatatgccatgctttgttgacattCATGGGAGACCTGGCCTTTTCTAaatgaaatggaggaggagtggattggggaggaaggtggagacagagtgAGGTAtgagaaggactgggaggagagaagggaggagaaactgtggccaggatataaaatacataaataaatgttattaataAAACCCACACATAGAGCTGTATTTGAGGGATACTGAAAACTACCATGGGCAAGATCCTCCAGAACACTCCTCCTCAACCAAGGCAGTTACGGATCAGCCTTTTTTGGCTGCTTActgtttttttattactattctctcatacattacatgccacccagtttccactcctcccagtcttcACCTTACCACCACTCCTCTCCCCTAGATCCACTGCTCGTCCATTTCcctgaaaaggaaggaaggaaggaaggaaggaaggaaggaaggaaggaaggaaggaaggaaggaaggaaggaagaaagaaagaaagaaagaaagaaagaaagaaagaaagaaagaaagaaagaaagaaagaaagaaagaaagaacgaacctcccagggatatccatGGAACAGTCATAACAAGCACAAAACCCTCTCAACAATAGAAGGAAAAGGCAGACTTTTACTCACTGTTTTCTTAATGTTAAGATGGCAGAGTCTCTACCAGCCCTTCCTGGAAGTGGGTTCCCCCAACCCAGATAAGAACAGAATCCTCTCCACTATATTGCAAAGCGGGTTTCTGTAAGAAGTGTGCTTTCACTAGGCAGTCAGCCACCTCCCTGCTCCGCTAGTGTCTGTAGCTTCTCAGGGAACATACCAGGTATAATTACATGGAATTAGTAACACACAATAATTGTGTCATCaatggatatttattttttcagggaGGAAGAGCAAGTCCCATGGCCTATGGAACTCTGTTCCCAGGATTTGGAGGCTTCAGGCAAACCCTTAGGGGACTGAATCCCAATTCACCCAAAGGCGGAGACTTCACTGTGGAAGTAGATTCTCCGGTTTCCGTAACCAAAGGCCCTGAGAAGGGAGAGGGTCCAGAAGGCTCTCCGCTGCAAGAGGCCAATCCAGGCAACCGGGAAAACCCAGCTCTCCTTTCACAAATGGCACCTGGTGCCCATGCAGGACTCCTTGCTTTCCCCAATGACATTCCCAGCATGGCAAGGGGTCCTGGAGGCCAAAGGCAGGAACTCTTTGGGGTCACCCCTGCAGCTGCTGACCCACTGATTACCCCCGAATTAGCAGAAGTTTATGAAACCTATGGAGCTGACGCTACCACACCCCTGGGTGATGGAGAAGCAACCGTGGATATCACCATGTCCCCAGACACTCAGCAGCCACTGATGCCTGGAAACAAAGTGCACAACGCCTGGCGTTTTCAAGAGCCCTGATGATCTTGAGATAGCCGCTACTTTGTGTCTGCACAAGCTTTCCAGCTTT is a genomic window containing:
- the Ambn gene encoding ameloblastin isoform X1 — encoded protein: MSASKIPLFKMKGLILFLSLVKMSLAVPAFPQQPGAPNMAPPGMASLSLETMRQLGSLQGLNALSQYSRLGFGKALNTLWLHGLLPPHSSFPWIRPTEHETQQYEYSLPVHPPPLPSQPSLQPHQPGLKPFLQPTAATGVQVTPQKPGPQPPMHPGQLPLQEGELTAADEQPQDVPAENTPTPEVPLMDFADPQFPTVFQIARSISRGPMAHNKPSAFYPGMFYMSYGANQLNAPARIGFMSSEEMPGGRASPMAYGTLFPGFGGFRQTLRGLNPNSPKGGDFTVEVDSPVSVTKGPEKGEGPEGSPLQEANPGNRENPALLSQMAPGAHAGLLAFPNDIPSMARGPGGQRQELFGVTPAAADPLITPELAEVYETYGADATTPLGDGEATVDITMSPDTQQPLMPGNKVHNAWRFQEP
- the Ambn gene encoding ameloblastin isoform X2, whose product is MSASKIPLFKMKGLILFLSLVKMSLAVPAFPQQPGAPNMAPPGMASLSLETMRQLGSLQGLNALSQYSRLGFGKALNTLWLHGLLPPHSSFPWIRPTEHETQQPSLQPHQPGLKPFLQPTAATGVQVTPQKPGPQPPMHPGQLPLQEGELTAADEQPQDVPAENTPTPEVPLMDFADPQFPTVFQIARSISRGPMAHNKPSAFYPGMFYMSYGANQLNAPARIGFMSSEEMPGGRASPMAYGTLFPGFGGFRQTLRGLNPNSPKGGDFTVEVDSPVSVTKGPEKGEGPEGSPLQEANPGNRENPALLSQMAPGAHAGLLAFPNDIPSMARGPGGQRQELFGVTPAAADPLITPELAEVYETYGADATTPLGDGEATVDITMSPDTQQPLMPGNKVHNAWRFQEP